The following are encoded together in the Citrobacter arsenatis genome:
- the glmL gene encoding methylaspartate mutase accessory protein GlmL → MQTVSVDIGSTWTKAALFAHEGEDLTLVNHVLTPTTTHHLADGFFASLNQVLNVADARPLLKSGEVQLKYSSSAKGGLAVAAMGLVPSITLESAKVTAHSAGAKIAQYYSYKLNRHDIQELESSPPDILLFTGGTDGGEESYGLANAHALAESKLDCAIIYAGNRDIQDEIQTILGHKDLTTVDNILPDLDHPNPFAARQAICDVFLSRIVKGKGLDVIVGETGEEPMPTPWTVYELVKAISDYDSAWKEFMLIDMGGATTDVYSASANILSPDTVLHGVPEPFVKRTVEGDLGMRVSAVVVGESTQEMVKVIFAQQPQREEAFYRYLRHLVGQPDYLPLSEEEKYFDTLLAGLCVGYAAERHAGTKKQVCTCVGNVDLQMGRDLTTVRKVVGSGGWLSRASQFDIHNWLKYRELDDQGKRILLPNQFEYYRDSNGLLPLLANVARLYPQAAARTSIQCLTL, encoded by the coding sequence ATGCAAACAGTTTCTGTCGATATCGGCTCGACATGGACCAAGGCAGCCCTCTTCGCCCATGAAGGCGAGGATTTAACCCTGGTAAACCATGTCCTGACCCCAACCACCACACATCATCTGGCAGACGGTTTTTTTGCCAGCCTGAATCAGGTGCTGAACGTTGCCGATGCTCGCCCGTTACTGAAAAGTGGTGAAGTGCAGTTGAAATACTCCTCCTCAGCCAAAGGTGGACTCGCCGTTGCAGCAATGGGGCTGGTGCCTTCCATTACGCTGGAATCGGCAAAAGTTACCGCCCATTCGGCAGGAGCGAAAATCGCGCAATATTATTCGTACAAGCTGAACCGTCATGACATCCAGGAGCTGGAATCATCCCCCCCAGACATTCTGCTGTTTACCGGCGGTACAGACGGTGGCGAAGAAAGTTACGGCCTGGCGAATGCGCATGCGCTGGCGGAATCAAAGCTTGATTGCGCCATTATCTACGCCGGAAACCGGGACATTCAGGACGAAATACAAACGATTCTGGGACATAAAGATTTGACCACGGTAGACAACATTCTGCCAGACCTCGATCACCCGAATCCGTTTGCCGCACGCCAGGCGATTTGCGATGTGTTCTTGTCACGCATCGTCAAAGGCAAAGGTCTGGACGTCATTGTCGGCGAAACAGGCGAAGAGCCAATGCCGACGCCATGGACGGTATATGAGTTAGTCAAAGCCATTAGCGATTACGACAGCGCATGGAAGGAATTCATGCTGATTGATATGGGCGGAGCCACCACGGATGTCTATTCGGCCAGCGCGAATATCCTCTCCCCCGATACCGTCCTGCATGGCGTTCCTGAACCGTTCGTCAAACGTACCGTTGAAGGCGACCTGGGAATGCGCGTTTCCGCCGTCGTGGTCGGAGAAAGCACGCAGGAAATGGTGAAAGTCATCTTCGCCCAACAGCCACAGCGTGAGGAGGCGTTTTACCGCTACCTGCGCCATTTAGTTGGGCAACCGGATTACCTGCCACTCAGCGAGGAGGAGAAATATTTCGACACCCTGCTGGCAGGTTTATGCGTGGGCTATGCCGCTGAGCGCCACGCGGGCACTAAAAAGCAGGTCTGCACCTGCGTGGGTAACGTGGATTTACAGATGGGTCGCGATCTCACCACCGTACGCAAAGTCGTCGGTTCAGGGGGATGGCTCTCGCGCGCCAGCCAGTTCGATATCCATAACTGGCTCAAATACCGGGAGCTGGACGACCAGGGGAAAAGAATTCTGTTACCGAATCAGTTTGAGTATTACCGCGATTCAAATGGCCTGCTCCCGCTTCTGGCAAACGTCGCCAGGCTGTACCCGCAAGCCGCTGCTCGCACCAGCATTCAGTGTTTAACCCTATAA
- the glmS gene encoding methylaspartate mutase subunit S, whose translation MKKSTLVIGVIGADCHAVGNKVLDRVFTAHDFHVINLGVMVSQDEYIDAAIETGADAIVVSSIYGHGDIDCLGLRERCIERGLGDILLYVGGNLVVGKHDFADVEVKFKEMGFNRVFAPSHDLEDVCALITNDIHQHNGLEQRCLEEAI comes from the coding sequence ATGAAGAAATCTACACTTGTTATTGGCGTCATCGGTGCTGACTGCCATGCAGTAGGTAATAAAGTTCTGGATCGCGTTTTTACTGCTCATGATTTCCACGTAATCAACCTCGGGGTGATGGTGAGCCAGGATGAATATATTGATGCCGCGATTGAAACTGGCGCCGATGCCATCGTGGTGTCCTCTATCTACGGTCATGGCGACATTGACTGCCTCGGGTTACGTGAGCGCTGCATTGAACGCGGCCTCGGCGACATTCTGCTGTACGTTGGCGGCAACCTGGTCGTCGGTAAACATGATTTCGCCGATGTAGAAGTGAAGTTTAAAGAGATGGGTTTTAACCGCGTCTTCGCGCCAAGCCACGACCTGGAAGATGTCTGCGCGCTTATCACCAATGATATTCACCAACACAATGGCCTTGAGCAGCGTTGCCTGGAAGAGGCCATCTGA
- the cydA gene encoding cytochrome ubiquinol oxidase subunit I, protein MLDIVELSRLQFALTAMYHFLFVPLTLGMAFLLAIMETVYVLSGKQIYKDMTKFWGKLFGINFALGVATGLTMEFQFGTNWSYYSHYVGDIFGAPLAIEGLMAFFLESTFVGLFFFGWDRLGKVQHMCVTWLVALGSNLSALWILVANGWMQNPIAADFNFETMRMEMLSFSELVLNPVAQVKFVHTVASGYVCGAMFVLGISSYYMLRGRDFAFAKRSFAIAASFGMAAILSVIVLGDESGYEMGDVQKTKLAAIEAEWETQPAPASFTLFGIPDQDAQENHFAIQIPYALGIIATRSVDTPVIGLKDLMVQHEERIRNGMKAYQLLEELRAGTTDQAVRDQFNSMKKDLGYGLLLKRYTDNVTDATEAQIQQATKDSIPRVAPLYFAFRIMVACGILMLAIIAVSFWTVLRNRIGEKKWLLRTALYAIPLPWIAIESGWFVAEYGRQPWAIGEVLPTAVANSSLTAGDLIFSMLLICGLYTLFLVAELYLMFKFARLGPSSLKTGRYHYEQSTVTSQPAR, encoded by the coding sequence ATGTTAGATATAGTCGAACTGTCGCGCTTACAGTTTGCCTTGACCGCGATGTACCACTTCCTGTTTGTGCCACTGACGCTCGGTATGGCGTTCTTGCTGGCCATTATGGAAACGGTCTACGTCCTTTCCGGCAAACAGATTTATAAAGATATGACCAAGTTCTGGGGCAAGTTGTTTGGTATCAACTTCGCTCTGGGTGTGGCAACCGGTCTGACTATGGAGTTCCAGTTCGGGACTAACTGGTCTTACTACTCCCACTATGTAGGAGATATTTTCGGTGCGCCGCTGGCGATCGAAGGTTTGATGGCCTTCTTCCTCGAATCCACCTTTGTAGGTCTGTTCTTCTTCGGCTGGGACCGTTTGGGTAAAGTCCAGCATATGTGCGTCACCTGGCTGGTGGCCCTGGGTTCTAACCTGTCCGCACTGTGGATTCTGGTTGCGAACGGCTGGATGCAAAACCCAATCGCCGCGGATTTCAACTTCGAAACCATGCGTATGGAGATGCTGAGCTTCTCTGAACTGGTGCTTAACCCGGTAGCACAGGTGAAATTTGTTCACACTGTGGCATCTGGTTATGTATGTGGCGCGATGTTCGTACTGGGGATCAGCTCCTACTACATGCTGCGCGGTCGTGACTTCGCATTCGCTAAACGTTCTTTTGCCATCGCTGCCAGCTTTGGTATGGCTGCTATTCTGTCTGTTATCGTTCTGGGTGATGAATCCGGTTACGAAATGGGCGACGTGCAGAAAACCAAACTGGCTGCGATTGAAGCTGAATGGGAAACTCAGCCTGCACCGGCTTCCTTCACGCTGTTCGGTATTCCGGACCAGGATGCGCAGGAAAACCATTTTGCGATTCAAATTCCTTACGCGTTGGGCATCATTGCTACCCGTTCTGTTGATACACCGGTCATTGGCCTGAAAGACCTGATGGTGCAGCACGAAGAGCGCATCCGTAACGGGATGAAAGCGTATCAACTGCTGGAAGAGCTGCGTGCCGGCACGACCGATCAGGCCGTTCGCGACCAGTTCAACAGCATGAAGAAAGACCTGGGTTATGGTCTGCTGCTGAAACGCTATACGGATAACGTCACCGACGCGACCGAAGCGCAAATTCAGCAGGCAACGAAAGATTCTATTCCTCGCGTTGCACCGCTGTACTTCGCTTTCCGTATCATGGTGGCATGCGGCATCCTGATGCTGGCAATCATTGCTGTGTCCTTCTGGACCGTGCTTCGTAACCGTATCGGTGAGAAAAAATGGCTGCTGCGCACCGCGCTGTATGCGATTCCTCTGCCGTGGATTGCGATCGAATCCGGTTGGTTTGTCGCAGAGTACGGTCGTCAACCGTGGGCGATTGGTGAAGTGTTACCAACAGCCGTAGCGAACTCTTCGCTGACCGCTGGCGACCTCATCTTCTCGATGCTGTTGATTTGCGGCCTGTATACTCTGTTCCTGGTAGCTGAACTGTATCTGATGTTCAAGTTCGCACGCCTTGGGCCGAGTAGCCTGAAAACCGGTCGTTATCACTACGAGCAGTCCACTGTGACTTCTCAGCCGGCACGCTAA
- the cydB gene encoding cytochrome d ubiquinol oxidase subunit II yields MIDYEVLRFIWWLLVGILLIGFAVTDGFDMGVGMLTRFLGRNDTERRIMINSIAPHWDGNQVWLITAGGALFAAWPMVYAAAFSGFYVAMILVLASLFFRPVGFDYRSKIEDMRWRNMWDWGIFIGSFVPPLVIGVAFGNLLQGVPFHVDDYMRLYYTGNFFQLLNPFGLLAGVVSVGMIITQGATYLQMRTVGELHLRARATSQVAALVTLVCFALAGVWVIYGIDGYVVTSALDHHAASNPLTKEVAREAGAWMVNFNNAPGLWLVPALGVVLPLLTILTSRMEKGAWAFVFSSLTLACIILTAGIAMFPFVMPSSTMMNASLTMWDATSSQRTLNLMTWVAAVFVPIILLYTGWCYWKMFGRITKEDIESNTHSLY; encoded by the coding sequence ATGATCGATTATGAAGTATTGCGTTTTATCTGGTGGCTGCTGGTTGGCATTCTGCTGATTGGTTTCGCAGTCACTGATGGCTTCGACATGGGGGTGGGCATGCTCACCCGTTTCCTCGGTCGTAATGATACCGAGCGTCGAATTATGATTAACTCCATCGCCCCGCACTGGGACGGCAACCAGGTATGGCTGATCACCGCAGGCGGCGCGCTGTTCGCTGCCTGGCCGATGGTCTACGCCGCCGCGTTCTCCGGCTTCTATGTGGCGATGATCCTGGTACTGGCGTCCTTGTTCTTCCGTCCGGTCGGTTTTGATTACCGCTCCAAGATTGAAGACATGCGCTGGCGCAACATGTGGGACTGGGGCATCTTTATTGGTAGCTTCGTTCCACCGCTGGTTATTGGCGTGGCGTTCGGCAACCTGCTGCAAGGGGTTCCGTTCCACGTAGATGACTACATGCGTCTGTACTACACCGGTAACTTCTTCCAGTTGCTGAATCCGTTTGGTCTGCTGGCGGGTGTCGTGAGCGTTGGGATGATCATCACCCAGGGCGCGACCTATCTGCAGATGCGTACGGTAGGTGAATTACATCTGCGTGCACGTGCAACTTCGCAGGTTGCGGCACTGGTGACTCTGGTCTGCTTCGCGCTGGCCGGTGTATGGGTGATTTACGGTATTGACGGTTATGTTGTGACCTCCGCACTGGATCACCATGCAGCCTCTAACCCGCTGACCAAAGAAGTGGCTCGCGAGGCTGGCGCATGGATGGTGAACTTTAATAACGCACCTGGCCTGTGGCTGGTTCCTGCACTGGGCGTCGTACTGCCGCTGTTGACTATCCTGACTTCTCGTATGGAGAAAGGGGCATGGGCGTTCGTCTTTTCCTCACTGACGTTAGCCTGCATCATCCTGACTGCTGGTATTGCAATGTTCCCGTTTGTAATGCCATCCAGCACCATGATGAACGCAAGTCTGACCATGTGGGATGCCACCTCCAGCCAGCGGACATTGAACCTGATGACTTGGGTTGCGGCGGTGTTTGTACCGATCATTCTGCTGTACACCGGTTGGTGTTACTGGAAGATGTTCGGTCGCATCACCAAAGAAGATATTGAAAGCAATACCCACTCTCTGTACTAA
- the cydX gene encoding cytochrome bd-I oxidase subunit CydX encodes MWYFAWILGTLLACAFGIITALALEHVESGKAGQEDS; translated from the coding sequence ATGTGGTATTTCGCATGGATTTTGGGAACGCTTCTTGCCTGTGCATTTGGGATAATCACAGCGCTGGCGCTTGAGCACGTTGAATCAGGCAAAGCCGGACAAGAAGATAGCTGA
- the ybgE gene encoding cyd operon protein YbgE, whose amino-acid sequence MTNIIAMVYNAMDKRPLRALSFVLAIVLAGCIFWDPSRFAAKTSELEIWHGFLLMWAVCAGIIHGVGFRPRAVHWQGIFSPLIADIVLVVGLFFFFF is encoded by the coding sequence ATGACCAACATAATCGCGATGGTATACAACGCGATGGACAAGCGCCCCCTGCGGGCGCTTTCCTTTGTGCTGGCAATCGTGTTGGCTGGCTGCATATTCTGGGATCCGTCACGTTTCGCGGCCAAAACCAGTGAGCTTGAAATCTGGCATGGTTTTCTACTGATGTGGGCGGTCTGCGCAGGCATTATTCACGGCGTTGGCTTCCGTCCTCGCGCCGTACATTGGCAGGGCATCTTCAGCCCGCTGATCGCGGATATCGTCCTCGTTGTTGGTCTGTTTTTCTTCTTCTTTTGA
- the ybgC gene encoding tol-pal system-associated acyl-CoA thioesterase: MNTTLFRWPVRVYYEDTDAGGVVYHASYVAFYERARTEMLRHHHFSQQVLLAERVAFVVRKMTLEYFAPARLDDMLEVQTEITSMRGTSLVFTQRIVNAENTVLNEAEVLIVCVDPLKMKPRALPKSIVAEFKQ; encoded by the coding sequence GTGAATACAACGCTGTTTCGATGGCCGGTTCGTGTCTACTATGAAGATACCGATGCCGGTGGGGTGGTTTACCACGCCAGCTACGTCGCTTTTTATGAAAGAGCACGCACAGAGATGCTGCGTCATCATCACTTCAGTCAGCAGGTTTTGTTGGCCGAACGTGTAGCCTTTGTGGTGCGCAAGATGACCCTCGAGTATTTTGCGCCTGCCCGGCTCGACGATATGCTCGAAGTCCAAACCGAAATTACGTCAATGCGTGGCACCTCATTGGTTTTCACGCAACGCATTGTCAACGCAGAGAACACCGTGCTGAATGAAGCCGAAGTTCTGATTGTGTGCGTTGACCCACTCAAAATGAAGCCTCGTGCGCTTCCCAAGTCTATTGTCGCGGAGTTTAAGCAGTGA
- the tolQ gene encoding Tol-Pal system protein TolQ: MTDMNILDLFLKASLLVKLIMLILIGFSIASWAIIIQRTRILNAASREAEAFEDKFWSGIELSRLYQESQGRRDNLAGSEQIFYSGFKEFARLHRANSHAPEAVVEGASRAMRISMNRELETLETHIPFLGTVGSISPYIGLFGTVWGIMHAFIALGAVKQATLQMVAPGIAEALIATAIGLFAAIPAVMAYNRLNQRVNKLELNYDNFMEEFTAILHRQAFTVSESNKG; encoded by the coding sequence GTGACTGACATGAATATCCTTGATTTGTTCCTGAAGGCAAGCCTTCTGGTTAAACTTATCATGTTGATTTTGATTGGTTTCTCAATCGCATCCTGGGCCATTATTATCCAGCGGACCCGTATTCTTAATGCGGCTTCACGTGAAGCCGAAGCATTTGAAGACAAGTTCTGGTCCGGCATTGAATTGTCGCGTCTGTACCAGGAAAGCCAGGGGCGTCGTGATAATCTGGCGGGTTCAGAGCAAATTTTCTACAGCGGATTCAAAGAGTTTGCGCGTTTGCATCGGGCGAACAGCCATGCGCCGGAAGCGGTCGTTGAGGGGGCATCCCGTGCGATGCGTATCTCGATGAACCGTGAACTGGAAACGCTGGAAACGCATATTCCATTCCTCGGCACCGTCGGCTCCATCAGCCCATATATCGGTCTGTTTGGTACCGTTTGGGGGATCATGCACGCATTTATCGCGCTGGGCGCGGTAAAACAGGCAACGCTGCAAATGGTTGCACCGGGTATCGCGGAAGCGTTGATTGCAACGGCTATCGGTCTGTTTGCGGCAATCCCGGCGGTTATGGCTTACAACCGACTGAATCAGCGCGTGAACAAGCTGGAACTTAATTACGACAACTTTATGGAAGAGTTCACCGCGATTCTGCACCGCCAGGCGTTTACCGTTAGCGAGAGCAACAAGGGGTAA
- the tolR gene encoding colicin uptake protein TolR, with product MARTRGRGRRELKSEINIVPLLDVLLVLLLIFMATAPIITQSVEVDLPDATESQAVSSNDEPPVIIEVSGIGQYSVVVEKDRMDQLPPEQVIAEAKSRLQTNPKTVFLIGGAKDVPYDEIIKALNLLHSAGVKSVGLMTQPI from the coding sequence ATGGCCAGAACGCGTGGACGAGGTCGTCGCGAGCTCAAGTCCGAAATCAATATTGTACCGCTACTCGACGTACTGCTGGTGCTGCTGCTGATCTTTATGGCAACCGCGCCGATCATTACGCAGAGTGTGGAAGTCGACCTGCCGGATGCGACCGAATCGCAAGCCGTCAGCAGTAACGACGAACCGCCGGTCATTATTGAAGTTTCCGGTATTGGGCAATACAGCGTGGTTGTTGAGAAAGATCGTATGGACCAACTGCCACCTGAGCAGGTTATCGCGGAAGCGAAAAGCCGCCTGCAGACCAATCCGAAAACGGTCTTTTTAATCGGTGGTGCGAAAGACGTGCCTTATGATGAAATAATTAAAGCGCTGAACTTGTTACACAGTGCAGGCGTAAAATCGGTTGGCTTGATGACGCAGCCAATCTGA